One part of the Sphingopyxis sp. PAMC25046 genome encodes these proteins:
- a CDS encoding peptidase, translating to MAKSLKRPFSIALGALAATTLGGCYYGDVYGASYASGGDCAARYGDAYYDYDGYAYGDGYGYDCYDASDYGSGFVNIGFGGGWYDDYYYPGYGMWMFDNYRNRYPLRGQYLNYWGGRRAWWKHHGGRKDWKPGRPGWHRGDRDGRPGDGRPGRPGGWHRGDRDDDGPRGTRPGRPERPPVAGNPGRPDRGPGAVRPRPGRDISAPSPAPSARPDRGPRPAPAVRSAPAQRATSTPPAGRSRSDRANKTRPD from the coding sequence ATGGCGAAGAGTTTGAAGCGTCCCTTTTCCATCGCACTCGGCGCGCTCGCCGCGACTACGCTCGGCGGCTGCTATTACGGCGATGTTTATGGGGCGAGCTATGCGTCTGGCGGCGATTGCGCCGCGCGCTATGGCGACGCCTATTACGACTATGACGGCTATGCTTATGGCGACGGCTACGGCTATGACTGTTACGACGCGTCGGACTATGGCAGCGGTTTCGTGAACATCGGCTTCGGTGGCGGCTGGTATGACGATTATTATTATCCCGGCTACGGCATGTGGATGTTCGACAATTACCGCAACCGCTATCCGCTCCGCGGCCAGTATCTCAACTATTGGGGTGGGCGCCGCGCCTGGTGGAAGCATCATGGCGGTCGCAAGGACTGGAAGCCCGGCCGGCCTGGCTGGCATCGCGGCGACCGCGACGGCAGGCCGGGCGACGGCCGCCCGGGCCGCCCCGGCGGCTGGCACCGCGGTGACCGCGACGACGACGGCCCGCGCGGCACGCGCCCGGGGCGTCCGGAAAGGCCGCCGGTCGCGGGCAATCCGGGACGTCCCGATCGCGGCCCCGGCGCGGTTCGCCCGCGCCCGGGCCGTGATATCTCCGCACCGTCGCCCGCGCCCTCGGCCCGGCCCGACCGTGGCCCGCGCCCGGCACCGGCGGTTCGCAGCGCGCCCGCACAGCGCGCGACATCGACGCCGCCGGCCGGCCGCTCACGCAGCGATCGCGCGAATAAAACTCGTCCCGACTGA
- a CDS encoding dicarboxylate/amino acid:cation symporter: protein MAETAAIDEAERDEARARRLRWRMLVGFLAGLAIGLAVHYGAPDAAWVETVTTYVTGPLGQIFLRLLFMLVIPLLVSALIVGVAEMGEMRALKSVGLRTLVYTIAVSTISVVISLLAVNLLQPGAGVDPALARSLMAEGAAGAQAIADRAGESKSGMDAVVAIVPDNIFAAMGANDVLAVMFFALFFGIGLMLVSTPRTETLKTAIEGVFEVVMKLIGLVIQLAPIAVFCFMFNLAAQFGWDLIIRLSAFVGVVLLALALQMFVVFPVLLKTLARKSPVAFFRETQEAFVMAFATASSNATLPTALRVAHDRLRLPDRVARFVLTIGATANQNGTAMFEGVTVIFLAQFFGIDLTLQQQIVVMLVCILGGIGTAGVPAGSLPVIALILASVGVPPEGIGLILGVDRFLDMCRTTLNVIGDLVAATVVSAGVKDGPAAQPAPSA from the coding sequence ATGGCCGAAACAGCGGCAATCGACGAAGCCGAGCGTGACGAGGCGCGCGCCCGACGGCTCCGCTGGCGAATGCTCGTCGGCTTCCTCGCCGGCCTCGCCATTGGGCTGGCGGTCCATTATGGCGCGCCGGACGCGGCGTGGGTCGAAACCGTCACCACCTATGTGACGGGGCCGCTCGGGCAGATATTCCTGCGGCTGCTTTTCATGCTCGTCATTCCGCTGCTCGTTTCGGCGCTGATCGTGGGGGTCGCCGAAATGGGCGAGATGCGCGCGCTGAAATCGGTCGGCTTGCGCACGCTGGTCTATACGATCGCAGTATCGACGATATCGGTTGTCATCAGCCTTCTCGCTGTCAACCTGCTTCAGCCGGGCGCCGGGGTCGATCCCGCGCTGGCGCGCTCGCTGATGGCGGAAGGCGCCGCGGGGGCGCAGGCGATCGCCGATCGCGCGGGCGAATCGAAATCCGGGATGGACGCGGTGGTCGCGATCGTCCCCGACAATATCTTCGCCGCGATGGGCGCGAACGACGTGCTCGCGGTGATGTTCTTTGCGCTTTTCTTCGGCATCGGGCTGATGCTGGTGAGCACGCCGCGCACCGAGACGTTGAAGACCGCGATCGAAGGGGTGTTCGAGGTGGTGATGAAGCTGATCGGCCTCGTCATCCAACTCGCGCCCATCGCCGTCTTCTGCTTCATGTTCAACCTCGCCGCGCAATTCGGCTGGGATCTGATCATCCGCCTGTCGGCGTTCGTCGGGGTGGTGCTGCTCGCGCTCGCGCTCCAGATGTTCGTCGTTTTCCCCGTGCTGCTCAAGACGCTCGCCCGAAAATCGCCCGTCGCCTTCTTCCGCGAGACGCAGGAGGCCTTCGTCATGGCCTTTGCGACCGCCTCGTCGAACGCGACGCTGCCGACCGCGCTGCGCGTCGCGCACGACCGGCTGCGCCTGCCCGACCGGGTCGCGCGCTTCGTGTTGACCATAGGGGCGACGGCGAACCAGAACGGCACCGCGATGTTCGAGGGGGTGACCGTAATCTTCCTCGCGCAATTTTTCGGTATCGACCTGACGCTTCAGCAGCAGATCGTCGTGATGCTCGTCTGCATTCTCGGCGGGATCGGGACCGCGGGCGTGCCCGCGGGTTCGTTGCCCGTGATTGCGCTGATCCTCGCCTCGGTGGGCGTGCCGCCCGAAGGAATCGGCTTGATCCTCGGCGTCGACCGTTTCCTCGACATGTGCCGCACGACGCTCAATGTCATTGGCGATCTGGTCGCAGCGACGGTGGTATCGGCGGGCGTGAAGGATGGTCCGGCGGCGCAGCCCGCACCGTCGGCCTGA
- a CDS encoding dicarboxylate/amino acid:cation symporter, which produces MDRKLTLYILAGMVLGIAVGYAVRIAVPADSQAFEYWLRSFGTLATIFLNLIKMLVAPLILGTLVTGIAHMGDSSALGRIGTRAIAWFIVASLISISLGLIMVNLLQPGVGIDMAASAQSVGEVKKLDMFEFIEHVFPKNVIAAMAENNVLQILVFSLFAGVGLTALGEKGKPLVRGAEALAELMLQITGYVMRLAPLAVFGALAKVVAEQGLGILATYAELLTEFYIALVLLWVLLLAAGAIFLRGRIIQLIRYIREPLLIAFSTASSEAAMPKLFEQLDRFGVPRRISGFVLPLGYSFNLDGSMMYASFATIFIAQAYGIELSIGTQILILLTLMVSSKGIAAVPRASLVVITATLAMFDLPVEGVALVFAIDHFLDMGRTATNVVGNAVATSVITKWEGMLEVPEPADAERPHAPAHTPHHGTRGLDLRDTNDAGDNKPAADNA; this is translated from the coding sequence ATGGACCGCAAGCTTACACTATATATTCTCGCGGGCATGGTGCTCGGGATCGCGGTGGGATATGCGGTCCGCATCGCCGTGCCCGCCGACAGCCAGGCGTTCGAATATTGGCTGCGCAGCTTCGGCACGCTCGCCACCATCTTCCTCAACCTCATCAAGATGCTCGTCGCGCCGCTGATCCTCGGCACGCTCGTCACCGGTATCGCGCATATGGGCGACAGCTCGGCGCTCGGCCGCATCGGCACGCGCGCGATCGCCTGGTTCATCGTCGCCAGCCTGATCTCGATCAGCCTTGGCCTGATCATGGTCAACCTGCTCCAGCCCGGCGTCGGCATCGACATGGCCGCCTCCGCCCAGTCGGTGGGCGAGGTCAAGAAGCTCGATATGTTCGAGTTCATCGAACATGTCTTCCCCAAGAATGTCATCGCCGCGATGGCGGAGAATAATGTTCTTCAGATCCTCGTCTTTTCGCTTTTCGCCGGCGTCGGGCTGACTGCACTCGGCGAAAAGGGCAAGCCGCTGGTGCGCGGCGCCGAGGCGCTCGCCGAACTGATGCTGCAGATCACCGGTTATGTCATGCGCCTCGCGCCGCTCGCGGTGTTCGGGGCGCTGGCCAAGGTCGTCGCAGAGCAGGGTCTCGGCATCCTCGCGACCTATGCCGAACTGCTCACCGAATTCTACATCGCGCTCGTGCTGCTCTGGGTGCTGTTGCTCGCCGCCGGCGCGATCTTTTTGCGCGGACGCATCATTCAGCTGATCCGCTACATCCGCGAACCGCTGCTGATCGCCTTTTCCACTGCCTCCTCCGAGGCCGCGATGCCGAAGCTCTTCGAACAGCTCGACCGGTTCGGGGTACCGCGCCGCATCTCGGGCTTCGTGCTGCCGCTCGGTTACAGCTTCAACCTCGATGGGTCGATGATGTACGCGAGCTTCGCGACGATCTTCATCGCGCAGGCCTATGGCATCGAATTGTCGATCGGCACCCAGATACTGATCCTGCTGACGCTGATGGTATCGTCGAAGGGTATCGCGGCGGTGCCGCGCGCCAGCCTCGTCGTTATCACCGCGACGCTCGCGATGTTCGACCTGCCGGTCGAGGGCGTCGCGCTCGTTTTCGCGATCGACCATTTCCTCGACATGGGCCGCACCGCGACCAATGTCGTCGGCAATGCGGTGGCGACGAGCGTTATCACCAAATGGGAAGGCATGCTCGAAGTGCCCGAACCCGCCGATGCCGAACGTCCGCATGCGCCTGCGCATACGCCGCATCATGGAACCCGCGGGCTCGATCTTCGTGATACGAATGACGCGGGGGATAATAAGCCAGCGGCCGATAACGCCTAG
- a CDS encoding SLC13 family permease, producing the protein MIEAIRAFIEAHQAVLSLFILAAMFVGFLMERLPATVIAILGACTYLALGILDADGLYSVFSNSAPIVIGAMFVLSGALIRTGVIQRVADAIMKRAEKHPRLAIVEVLVGALFASAFLNNTPVVVVLIPIMMKLAEVTGVSAKKLLMPLSIVAVLGGTLTLIGTSTNLVVDGIVRQAGMERFGIFEITPIGLVTAASGMIGLALMWWLLPADKPIKGPAGTHDAHQYLTELVLEEDDYLVGMTVEAFRDLPRSGRVVGVRRGSVVVHGAELEHWTLATGDRIILRVDGATLMTWREQGRFRLGIGSGDPDQNDMVVETMIASNHPAIGQRLVDIPFLQKVRARIIGLDRPAHEPGPDLASVRIRPADRLLVAGGPGEVEALRDNPHLIGADLAKVRAFRRGKAWIAMLCMFSVVALAALDIMSIGVAAIIAIGVILVTRCIDSEEAWGTIDGDVLVLIFAMLAVGLALEQSGAVAMMVGWVKPVLAGQPMWVLVFGIYFFALILSELLSNNAVAALMTPVTLAIAAELGVDPRPLVIALMIGASACFATPIGYQTNTIVYAAGDYRFVDFVKIGVPLNIITGISTCFAIAFFIT; encoded by the coding sequence ATGATCGAAGCGATCCGGGCATTCATCGAGGCGCATCAGGCGGTCCTGTCGCTGTTCATTCTCGCCGCGATGTTCGTCGGCTTTCTGATGGAACGGCTGCCCGCGACCGTCATCGCGATCCTCGGCGCCTGCACCTACCTCGCGCTCGGCATCCTCGATGCCGACGGGCTCTATTCGGTTTTTTCGAACTCGGCGCCGATCGTCATCGGCGCGATGTTCGTGTTGTCGGGTGCGCTCATCCGCACCGGCGTGATCCAGCGCGTCGCCGATGCGATCATGAAGCGTGCCGAGAAACACCCGCGGCTTGCGATCGTCGAAGTCCTGGTCGGCGCGCTTTTCGCGTCGGCTTTCCTAAACAATACGCCCGTGGTGGTGGTGCTCATCCCCATCATGATGAAGCTCGCGGAGGTGACAGGCGTCAGTGCCAAGAAGCTGCTCATGCCGCTGTCGATCGTCGCGGTGCTCGGCGGCACGCTGACCTTGATCGGCACATCCACCAACCTGGTCGTCGACGGCATCGTGCGTCAGGCGGGGATGGAGCGTTTTGGCATTTTCGAGATCACACCGATCGGCCTCGTTACCGCCGCATCGGGGATGATCGGCCTCGCGCTGATGTGGTGGCTGCTGCCGGCCGACAAACCGATCAAGGGGCCCGCCGGGACGCACGACGCGCATCAATATCTGACCGAGCTGGTGCTGGAAGAGGATGATTATCTCGTCGGCATGACGGTCGAGGCGTTCCGCGACCTGCCGCGCTCGGGCCGTGTCGTCGGAGTCCGCCGCGGTTCGGTGGTCGTCCACGGCGCCGAACTCGAGCATTGGACGCTCGCAACCGGCGACCGGATCATCCTCCGCGTCGATGGCGCGACCTTGATGACCTGGCGCGAGCAGGGGCGTTTCCGGCTTGGCATCGGCAGCGGCGATCCGGACCAGAATGACATGGTCGTCGAGACGATGATCGCGTCGAACCACCCGGCGATCGGTCAGCGACTGGTTGACATTCCTTTCCTGCAAAAGGTCCGCGCGCGGATCATCGGCCTCGACCGTCCGGCGCACGAACCGGGCCCCGACCTTGCAAGCGTGCGTATCCGCCCCGCCGACCGCCTGCTCGTCGCTGGTGGTCCGGGCGAGGTCGAGGCGCTGCGCGACAATCCGCACCTGATCGGCGCCGATCTGGCCAAGGTGCGCGCCTTTCGCCGCGGCAAGGCGTGGATCGCCATGCTGTGCATGTTTTCGGTCGTTGCGCTTGCCGCGCTCGATATCATGTCGATCGGTGTCGCCGCGATCATCGCGATCGGCGTGATCCTGGTGACGCGCTGTATCGATAGCGAGGAAGCATGGGGCACGATCGACGGCGACGTGCTGGTCCTGATCTTCGCGATGCTCGCGGTCGGGCTCGCGCTCGAACAGAGCGGGGCGGTCGCAATGATGGTCGGCTGGGTCAAGCCGGTGCTGGCAGGACAGCCGATGTGGGTGCTCGTCTTCGGCATCTACTTCTTCGCACTCATTCTCTCCGAACTACTCAGCAACAATGCGGTCGCGGCGTTGATGACGCCGGTGACACTCGCGATCGCCGCCGAACTCGGGGTCGATCCGCGTCCGCTGGTGATCGCGCTGATGATCGGCGCGTCGGCCTGCTTCGCGACCCCGATCGGCTATCAGACGAACACGATCGTCTATGCCGCGGGCGATTATCGCTTCGTCGATTTCGTGAAGATCGGGGTGCCGCTCAACATCATCACCGGCATTTCGACCTGTTTCGCGATCGCCTTCTTCATAACCTGA
- the aroC gene encoding chorismate synthase — translation MSFNSFGRVLRFTTWGESHGPALGAVVDGCPPRLSLSEADIQPFLDKRRPGQSRHTTQRQEPDQVRILSGTFEGKTTGTPISLMIENVDQRSKDYGEIAQAYRPGHADYAYDAKYGIRDYRGGGRSSARETAARVAAGGVARLVIPEVQIHAWVAEIGGDAIDPANFDLEEIDRNPFFCPDPAAAQRWEGLMDAARKAGSSLGAVIECAASSVPAGWGAPIYAKLDSDLAAAMMGINAVKGVEIGAGFHAARLRGEENADPMRPASDGSNRPDFLSNNAGGIAGGISTGQPVVVRVAFKPTSSILTPVPTVNKAGEATDIVTKGRHDPCVGIRGAPVVEAMMALVLADHKLLHRAQNG, via the coding sequence ATGAGTTTCAACAGCTTCGGACGCGTTCTTCGCTTCACGACTTGGGGGGAAAGCCACGGCCCCGCGCTCGGCGCGGTCGTCGATGGCTGTCCGCCGCGCCTGTCGCTGTCCGAAGCCGATATTCAGCCCTTTCTCGACAAACGCCGTCCGGGTCAGTCGCGCCATACCACGCAGCGGCAGGAACCCGACCAGGTGCGCATCCTGTCGGGCACCTTCGAGGGCAAGACGACGGGCACGCCGATCAGCCTGATGATCGAGAATGTCGACCAGCGGTCGAAGGATTATGGCGAGATCGCCCAGGCCTATCGCCCCGGTCACGCCGATTACGCCTATGACGCCAAATATGGCATTCGCGACTATCGCGGCGGTGGCCGGTCGAGCGCGCGCGAGACGGCGGCGCGCGTCGCCGCGGGCGGGGTCGCGCGGCTCGTGATCCCCGAGGTGCAGATCCACGCCTGGGTCGCCGAGATTGGCGGCGATGCGATCGATCCTGCCAACTTTGACCTCGAAGAAATTGATCGCAATCCCTTTTTCTGTCCCGATCCCGCTGCGGCGCAGCGCTGGGAAGGATTGATGGATGCCGCGCGCAAGGCGGGCAGTTCGCTCGGCGCCGTCATCGAATGCGCGGCGAGCAGCGTTCCCGCCGGCTGGGGGGCTCCGATCTATGCCAAGCTCGACAGCGACCTTGCCGCCGCGATGATGGGGATCAATGCGGTGAAGGGCGTCGAGATCGGCGCCGGTTTCCACGCGGCGCGCCTTCGCGGCGAAGAAAATGCCGACCCGATGCGCCCCGCAAGCGATGGCAGCAATCGGCCCGATTTCCTCTCGAACAACGCTGGCGGTATCGCCGGTGGCATCTCGACCGGCCAGCCGGTCGTCGTGCGCGTCGCCTTCAAGCCGACCAGCTCGATTCTCACGCCCGTCCCGACAGTGAACAAGGCAGGCGAAGCGACCGACATCGTCACCAAGGGCCGCCACGACCCTTGTGTGGGTATTCGCGGTGCACCGGTGGTCGAGGCGATGATGGCGCTGGTCCTCGCCGATCATAAATTGCTCCACCGGGCGCAGAACGGCTGA
- a CDS encoding N-acetyltransferase has product MPDGPVIRPARAEDAEAIDNVIRAAFAGTEFGHQGEAELVRMIKADGDALVSLVAEREGVIAGHVLFSRMDVEADGTPLSGAGLAPVSVAPERQGQGIGGALIRAGLEELRAQGVAIGFVLGHADYYPRFGYSPDLAAHFASPFAGPHFMAMMLDSGAAWPLGGRADYAPAFGRMG; this is encoded by the coding sequence TTGCCTGACGGCCCCGTCATCCGTCCCGCACGCGCGGAGGATGCCGAAGCCATCGACAACGTCATTCGCGCGGCCTTTGCCGGCACCGAATTCGGTCATCAGGGCGAAGCCGAGCTCGTCCGGATGATCAAGGCCGACGGCGATGCGCTGGTATCGCTGGTCGCCGAGCGGGAGGGCGTGATCGCCGGGCATGTGCTGTTCAGCCGGATGGATGTCGAGGCGGACGGCACGCCGCTTTCCGGCGCGGGCCTCGCGCCTGTCTCGGTCGCGCCCGAACGGCAGGGACAAGGCATAGGCGGCGCGCTGATCCGTGCCGGGCTGGAAGAGTTACGCGCGCAGGGCGTGGCCATCGGCTTCGTTCTCGGCCATGCGGATTATTATCCGCGCTTCGGTTATTCGCCCGATCTTGCTGCACACTTCGCATCGCCCTTCGCGGGGCCGCATTTCATGGCGATGATGCTGGACTCGGGCGCGGCTTGGCCGCTAGGCGGACGCGCGGATTACGCGCCTGCGTTTGGCCGGATGGGATAG
- a CDS encoding SDR family oxidoreductase, whose protein sequence is MTGLMKGKRGLIMGLANDKSLAWGIAKALHAHGAELAISYQGDVMLKRVKPLADELGCDFLIDCDVADMDNLDAAFATLVARWPTIDFVVHAIGYTNKEALRGHYADVTLDDFLMTMNISVYSFTAVAQRAAAMMTPFDPETGKGGGSLLTLSYYGAEKVIPHYNVMGVAKSALETSVKYLANDYGPQGVRVNAISAGPIKTLAASGIGDFRLILKWNEFNAPLRRNVTIGDVGGSALYLLSDLASGVTGETHHVDAGYHTVGMKQEDAPDIALA, encoded by the coding sequence ATGACGGGTCTGATGAAGGGCAAGCGCGGGTTGATCATGGGCCTCGCGAACGACAAATCGCTCGCTTGGGGCATAGCCAAGGCACTGCACGCGCACGGCGCCGAACTCGCGATCTCCTATCAGGGCGATGTGATGCTGAAGCGTGTGAAGCCGCTCGCCGACGAGCTTGGCTGCGATTTCCTGATCGATTGCGATGTCGCCGACATGGACAATCTCGACGCGGCGTTCGCGACGCTTGTCGCGCGCTGGCCGACGATCGACTTCGTCGTCCACGCGATCGGCTATACCAACAAGGAAGCGTTGCGCGGCCATTATGCCGATGTGACGCTCGACGATTTTCTGATGACGATGAATATCAGCGTCTACAGCTTCACCGCGGTCGCCCAGCGCGCGGCGGCGATGATGACGCCCTTCGATCCCGAAACGGGCAAGGGCGGCGGTTCGCTGCTGACCTTGAGCTATTATGGCGCCGAGAAGGTCATCCCGCATTACAATGTCATGGGCGTCGCCAAGTCGGCGCTGGAGACGAGCGTCAAATATCTCGCCAATGATTATGGTCCGCAGGGGGTGCGCGTGAACGCGATCTCGGCGGGCCCGATCAAGACGCTCGCGGCGTCGGGAATCGGCGACTTCCGCCTGATCCTCAAATGGAATGAATTTAACGCCCCGCTGCGCCGCAACGTCACGATCGGCGACGTGGGCGGCTCGGCGCTCTATCTTTTGAGCGACCTTGCGAGTGGGGTGACGGGCGAAACGCACCATGTCGATGCGGGCTACCACACGGTCGGAATGAAGCAGGAAGACGCCCCGGACATCGCACTTGCCTGA
- a CDS encoding YihY/virulence factor BrkB family protein encodes MAETHEKKIVAALEREVADEVGKEFMAEGHSPHSPEARAERAKRVKLRTRAEGLIERGREQLGPGTRAYHIVRRVVVGTYTDGFIHAGNLAYLALIALFPFFILLAAALSIFGGSVGGERAVEAVFSTMPPTVAKALSGPIREVMTARTGIFLWLGALVALWTVGSLIETVRDILRRAYGTHFSKGFFHYRLMSIGIITGAVVLMLLSFSMQVLIVGIEQFVTRVLPEQYQAWGVVLISRGVSGAGLFLAIYMLFYSLTPSKYRRLKKCPKWPGALFTTLWWIGVTLALPPLLASLLSYDATYGSLAGVMVALFFFYLVGLGMVMGAELNAALVEVEDLGHDAIGRVDDIMVESEKAGEEK; translated from the coding sequence GTGGCTGAAACCCACGAAAAGAAGATCGTCGCCGCGCTCGAGCGCGAGGTCGCCGACGAGGTCGGCAAGGAATTTATGGCCGAGGGCCATTCGCCGCATTCGCCGGAAGCGCGTGCCGAGCGCGCCAAGCGTGTCAAGCTGCGCACTCGCGCCGAGGGGCTGATCGAGCGCGGGCGCGAACAGCTCGGTCCCGGCACGCGCGCCTATCATATTGTCCGCCGTGTCGTTGTCGGCACCTATACCGACGGCTTCATCCACGCCGGCAATCTCGCCTATCTCGCGTTGATCGCGCTCTTTCCATTCTTTATCCTGCTCGCCGCCGCGCTGTCGATCTTTGGCGGCAGCGTCGGCGGCGAGCGGGCGGTCGAGGCGGTATTTTCCACCATGCCGCCGACGGTCGCCAAGGCACTGTCGGGGCCGATCCGCGAGGTGATGACCGCGCGCACCGGTATCTTTCTGTGGCTTGGCGCCCTCGTCGCGCTGTGGACGGTTGGAAGCCTGATCGAAACGGTGCGCGACATCCTCCGCCGCGCATACGGCACGCATTTCTCGAAGGGCTTTTTCCACTACCGGCTGATGTCGATCGGCATCATCACCGGCGCGGTCGTTCTGATGCTGTTGTCGTTCAGTATGCAGGTGCTGATCGTCGGCATCGAACAGTTCGTCACCCGCGTGCTGCCCGAGCAATATCAGGCGTGGGGGGTCGTGCTGATCTCACGCGGCGTGTCGGGCGCGGGGTTGTTCCTCGCGATCTACATGCTCTTCTACAGCCTGACCCCGTCGAAATACCGGCGGCTCAAGAAATGCCCCAAATGGCCGGGCGCGCTGTTCACGACCTTGTGGTGGATCGGGGTCACTCTCGCGCTGCCGCCGCTGCTCGCGAGCCTGCTCAGCTACGACGCAACCTACGGCAGCCTTGCGGGTGTGATGGTCGCGCTTTTCTTTTTCTACCTCGTCGGATTGGGTATGGTGATGGGCGCCGAACTCAACGCCGCACTCGTCGAGGTTGAGGATTTGGGCCACGACGCTATTGGGCGCGTGGACGACATCATGGTCGAATCGGAAAAGGCCGGAGAAGAAAAATGA
- a CDS encoding J domain-containing protein, whose product MADPYSTLGVAKTASEAEIKSAYRKLAKELHPDKNKDNPKASEKFSDVTKAYDLLSDKTKRAQYDRGEIDGDGNPAMPFGYGGGGGFRGDPRGQGGFGNEGADFGDIFEGLFGGRGGGGPFGGFGGRSAPPQKGANVAYRLSVSFIDAATQAPQRITLADGGTIDLKLPAGVETGTQMRLAGKGQAGPGGTGDGIVTITVKDHPFYEREGANIRLDLPVTLNEAVKGAKIKVPTVDGPVMLSIPAGSSSGKVMRLKGKGFSQKSGGRGDQLVRLMVDLPADDAALITLLSEWTDPRNVRADLGV is encoded by the coding sequence ATGGCCGATCCCTATTCCACCCTGGGCGTTGCGAAGACTGCAAGCGAAGCGGAGATCAAGTCCGCCTATCGCAAGCTCGCCAAGGAACTGCATCCCGACAAGAACAAGGATAATCCGAAGGCGTCGGAGAAATTCTCGGATGTCACCAAGGCGTATGACCTCTTGTCCGACAAGACCAAGCGCGCGCAATATGACCGCGGCGAGATCGACGGCGACGGCAATCCTGCCATGCCCTTCGGCTATGGCGGAGGAGGGGGCTTTCGTGGTGATCCGCGCGGGCAGGGCGGTTTCGGCAACGAGGGTGCCGATTTCGGCGACATTTTCGAAGGGCTGTTCGGCGGGCGCGGCGGTGGCGGGCCGTTCGGCGGCTTCGGCGGACGCAGCGCGCCGCCGCAAAAGGGCGCCAATGTTGCTTATCGCCTGTCGGTCTCCTTTATCGACGCCGCGACGCAGGCGCCGCAGCGTATCACGCTTGCCGACGGGGGTACGATCGACCTGAAACTACCTGCCGGGGTCGAGACGGGAACGCAGATGCGGCTCGCCGGAAAGGGGCAGGCGGGGCCGGGCGGCACCGGCGACGGCATCGTCACGATCACCGTCAAGGACCATCCCTTCTACGAGCGCGAGGGCGCCAACATCCGGCTCGACCTGCCGGTGACGCTGAACGAGGCGGTCAAGGGCGCGAAGATCAAGGTGCCGACGGTCGACGGCCCGGTGATGCTGTCGATCCCCGCTGGCTCCTCGTCGGGCAAGGTCATGCGCCTCAAGGGGAAGGGCTTTAGTCAGAAAAGCGGCGGCCGCGGCGACCAGCTCGTGCGGCTGATGGTCGACCTGCCCGCCGACGATGCGGCACTGATCACACTGCTCAGCGAATGGACCGATCCGCGGAACGTGCGGGCGGATCTCGGCGTGTGA
- the pdxH gene encoding pyridoxamine 5'-phosphate oxidase yields the protein MTDDPFALFDGWFAEARTSEPNDANAMALATATPDGRPSLRMVLLKGHGPDGFVFYTNLDSRKGGELAANAHVALLFHWKSLRRQIRIEGIATPVDDATADAYFATRSRDSQLGAWASDQSRPLDRRETFEARFAEMQARFDGQDVPRPPRWSGWRVNPSAIEFWQDRAHRLHERTLFRRAGDSWTRGYLYP from the coding sequence ATGACGGACGATCCCTTTGCACTGTTCGACGGCTGGTTCGCCGAAGCGCGCACCAGCGAACCCAATGACGCCAATGCGATGGCGCTCGCCACGGCGACGCCGGACGGTCGGCCATCGCTGCGCATGGTGCTTTTGAAAGGTCATGGCCCCGACGGCTTCGTCTTCTATACCAATCTAGACAGCCGCAAGGGCGGCGAACTCGCTGCAAACGCCCATGTCGCCTTGCTCTTTCACTGGAAGTCGCTGCGCCGGCAGATTCGTATCGAGGGCATAGCGACCCCGGTCGACGATGCCACCGCCGACGCCTATTTCGCAACGCGTAGCCGCGACAGCCAGCTCGGCGCCTGGGCGAGCGACCAGTCGCGTCCGCTGGACCGCCGCGAAACCTTCGAGGCACGTTTCGCCGAGATGCAGGCGCGCTTCGACGGACAGGACGTGCCGCGTCCGCCGCGCTGGTCGGGCTGGCGCGTTAATCCTTCGGCTATCGAATTCTGGCAGGACCGGGCCCACCGTCTGCACGAACGCACGCTGTTCCGGCGCGCCGGCGACAGTTGGACGAGAGGATATCTGTATCCATGA